TAGAGCGGCTCCGCTCTGACTAGCAAAAAATGCCAAGGGAAAATTCCCGAGTTACGTGGGGTACGACTATTGCCAGTCAGGGTGATTCCTAGCCCGCCCGTTTGACCATCCCCGATCCTAAGGGACTTGCCGGGAAATAAAGAACCCCGCCCCAAGGGGCGGGGTTCTTTATCGCGGCTTCCAATCCCGCAGGGTCGGCCGCCATGTACGCCAGCTCCTGACACGCCTCGGGCTTCGCATCGCTGAACGGCCCCAGGCAATTGAACTGTATGCGGCTGGTCATCACATATTGAATCAGTAGCGTAGCCAGGCGACGATGGTGTCCACCAAGAACTCAAGTGGACACCTCATGGAACACTCCAAAACGCTTGCCCGACGGCCTCACAGCGAGGCGTTCAGGACGCAAGTTTTGAGCGAATGCAGCCAGCCAGGCGCTTCCGTCGCAGCGATCGCACTGGCCCATGGGCTCAACGCCAATCTCGTGCATAAATGGCGCCGCAAGGCCCGCCAGGCGCCGGCGGACGGCAGGCCCGAATGTGCCGGCTTCGTTGCACTGGCCTTGCCCTGTGCACAGCAGGCCGCATCCGCGCTGCCGGACATTCATATGGAACTGCGCCGAGGCGCCGCCACTATTGAAGTGCGCTGGCCCGTTGCTGCCGCGGCAGAGTGCGCGGCCTGGCTACGCGAGTGGCTGCGATGATCCGCATCGACGCGCTATGGCTGGCAACGGCTCCCATCGACATGCGCATGGGAACGGAGCGCTTGCTGGCCCGGGTGGTGCAGGTGTTCGGGGTTGCCCAGGCCCACCATGGATACCTGTTTGCCAACGCCCGTGGCAACCGCATCAAACTATTGCTGCACGATGGCTTCGGCCTGTGGTGTGCGGCGCGCCGGCTCAATCAGGGTGGTTTTGAATGGCCACGCGGTGGTGCCGATATGGCGACATCCATCACATTGACCAAGCCGCAATTCGATGCGCTGGTGCTCGGCCTTCCCTGGAGTCGGCTGGAACAAATGCAGACCATTACGCACTTGTGACGACTGTGGCGCAGCCGGTGTCGCAGGGCAATTGGCAGATGCCCTAGTTCCAATCGCTGTGCGCCTTTTGCACAATGACAGCATGCTCAACGTGCACACCCTCAGCGCTCAGGACTTCGTCGGTCTGGGCCCTGAGGCCGCTGCAGCGTTGGCGGCCAAGGTCCTCCAGCACATTGGCCAGCAAAGCCAGCAAATTGACTCGCAGGCCAAGGCCATCGAGTTCAAGGAAGCGCGTATCCAGAGCATCTTGTTTGAGCTGCGCCGCCTGAAGGCTTGGCGATTTGATGCCAAGACCGAGCGCATGAATGCCGAGCAGCGCCAGTTGTTTGAAGAAACGCTGGCGGCCGACCAGGCGGATCTGGAAGCACAACTTGCAGCACTGAAGGCGGCTGCCAAGGATTCTGGCGACACGGCAGACACCGAGCATGACGCCCGCCGCAAGCCCAAACGTCAAGCCCTGCCAGAACACCTCAAACGTGTGGAGCACCACCACGAGCCAGAGAACACAACCTGCGGATGCGGTCAGGCCATGGTGCGTATCGGTGAAGACGTGAGCGAGCGCCTGGACATCATTCCAGCCGAATTCTTCGTGCACCGCCACATCCGCGGCAAGTGGGCCTGCAAGTGCTGCCAGACCTTGGTACAAGAGCCGGTGGAGCCGCACATCATTGACAAGGGCATGCCCACGGCCGGGTCTGGTGGCGCACACTGCCGTGAGCCGCTTCGTCGATCACATTCCGTATTACCGGCAGGAACAAATCAACGCCCGCTCTGGCGTTCACACGCCGCGCTCCACGCTGGCATCGTGGTCTGGCCAGGCAGGCGCTGCCCTTGTGCCCCTGTATGCGGCGCACCGGGAGTTTGTCCTCAACTGCGCGGTGGTGCATGCCGACGAAACCCCGGTGGCCATGCTGGACCCTGGTGCGGGCAAGACCAAAAGGGCCTACATCTGGGCCTATGCTCGAAGCGGCTTTGATGTTTCTCCAGGCGTGGTTTATGAGTTCTGCCTGGGCCGAGGGGCCAAGTACCCGCTTGAATTTCTCAAGGGCTGGTCGGGCACGCTGATCTCCGACGGATACGGGGTATACGACCAAGTCCTCAAGCAGCAGACCCGTGTCGGCGCAGCGTGTTTCGCGCACGCACGCCGAAAGTTTGATGAACTGGTCAAGGACCGCCTGAGTCCGGTGGGCACGCAGGCGATACAGCGCATTGCCGCGCTCTACCAGATCGAGCGCCAGGTCAAAGGCTTGTCGCCCGAAGATCGACTCTCTATCAGGCAATCGAGCGCAAAGCCGCTTTGCGAGGATCTGCACGCCTGGCTGAAGCGGGAGAGGCAACGCGTGCCCGAGGGCAGTGCCACGGCCAAAGCGATTGACTACAGCCTGAACCGCTGGGAAGCGCTGACCACTTATCTGGCCGACGGCAACGTCCAGATTGATAACAACCATCTCGAAAATCTGATTCGGCCATGGGCAATGGGGCGCCGGGCATGGTTGTTTGCCGGCAGCGAACTAGCCGGCCAGCGAGCCGCCGTCGTGATGAGTTTGTTGCAGTCGGCAAAGCTGCATGGCCATGACCCCTGGGCTTATCTGAAGGACGTGCTGAGCAGGCTGCCTGGCCACATGAACTCTCGCATCGACGAACTACTGCCTCACCGCTGGCAACGGCAATCCTGAATCGGCAGCGCGGTCAAGGTGCCGTGCCAAGACGCTTACGCTGCTGGAGCAGTACATGCTCGACGAGAGCAGCAACAAACAGCGCCGCCGCCGCACAGGCGCGATGTCGCTGTCCGAGATGACCACGATTGTGGTGCTGTTTCACACGATGCGTGGCCGGCAGTTCAAAGCGTTTTACGCTGGCATCGTGTGCCGCTTCATGACTGCGGAGTTTCCCCGCCGGCTGTCCTACGCGCGCTTCGTGGCGCTGATGCCACGCTGCGCGGTGGTGCTGGCGGCCTTGTTCGAGACGCTCAAGGGCACATGCACGGGCTTGTCAATTGCCGACGCCACGCCGCTGGCCGTTTGCGACAACCTGCGTATCCAACGTAATAAGGTTTTCAAGGGCATTGCCCAGCGCGGCAAATCGTCCACCGGGTGGTTTTATGGCTTGAAGTTGCACGCGGTCATCAACCAGCGCGGCGAGTTGTTGGCCATCAAGGTCACCTTGGTAAGGTCAATTGAACCGCAAGGGACTGCTGACCATCACCTCAAACCTGTTTGGCACCCTGTACGCCGACAAGGGCTACGTGGGCAAGGAGTTTTCGCACAAGATGAAGGACAAGGGCATCGATCTGGTCACGCGGGTACGCAAGAACATGAAAGCGGTCGTGCATTCCGAGTTTGACCAGGTGCTGCTGCGCAAACGCTCGCTGGTGGAAACGGTCTTCGATGAGCTCAAGAACCTGTGCCAGATTGAACATACCCGCCATCGTTCACTCTCGAACTTTGCCGTCAACCTCATGGCCGGCATCGTGGCGTATTGCCTTTCTCCGGTCAAGCCTCGCATCGCAGTATGGGACTCTCGGAACCCCCTGGCTGTGAACTGACTCCTTCCTTATCCAGAATTCAGGGATACTGTTGGCGAATTGATGGATCATGTTGCCAGTCGGGCGAAACGCGATGTTCGTGTTTTCTCCCGAGGCTGGCCGGTAAGCCATGCCGTGATCCGCTCGACATTCATGGCAACGGCTGTTGCCACATGCTGCAGGCTCGTTTTGGCCAATCCTCGGTACGTACTCCTGCTCGATGAGTTGGCCTACGGCCGTCCGGCTCCACAGGAAAAAATCCATCTTGAACTGCTCAGGGCGTTGATCGATGATGCTGCGCTGAAGGCTGTCTTCCTGATCCTGGCTCAGGGTGCGCCCCAGACCTTGACTGCGCCCACGCAAGGCCGGTCGTATTGCTGGCCAGCCGCCCTCCACGAACAGGTCGATGCAACTGCGCACAGCCGGGTAGCTCAAACCCGTCATGGAGACAATTTGCATGACGCCCATTGCCCTTTTATGCAGCCTCAGGACTTGCTTGCGCCGCTCGTGAAGCTACTCCAGCGTCTGCTTTCTTGCATTTTCTTTTTCCATCTTTCTTCGATAGAGAAAATTCAATAAAGTTCATACTTCATTGGGCCGGATCAATAGGCTCCTCGCCCGGCACCCCGGCACCCCGGCACCCCGGCCCCCCGGGGTCAGCGACCGGATTCACGACAGGTCGCTGCAATCGACGCTGCCTCTTCCCGCAGAATTCTTGCCACCGCCAGGTAGCGATCGTTGTCCATCAACCGGCTCGAGATCGCCGAAACGCTCAACGCCGTGTGCGGTGTGCCGGCCGCGGCGGGAATGGCGACGCCGACACCGCTGAGGTAGGGCAGCACGTTGACAGGCATCAACGCAAAGCCGTGCTGGCGGGCGTCGCACACGGCCTGTTCGAGAGTCATCCCGTACAGCGCTTCGTAAGCCGCGTTCTGACTCTGGTTGAGGCGAAGGATCGCACTGCATTCATCAGGCGGTGAGCTGGCCAACAGCGCCAGCCCGCCGACGGCAGCGCCCAGCGGACGGCGGGCACCGATATCGATGGTCAGCACCTTGACAGGGTAGGAACCCTCGCGCCGGTCGATGCATACGGCGTCAAGGCCACTGCGCTGCACCAGATACACCGTGTCGCCTGT
This genomic interval from Polaromonas hydrogenivorans contains the following:
- a CDS encoding IclR family transcriptional regulator codes for the protein MARPPGTQLIARSALLLRLIANSNHQGARLVDLTLHSGLERPTVRRILQGLVAEGLVRQQANDHRYLLGHLTYELGLAAARGIDMPAIAAPSLDRIARETGDTVYLVQRSGLDAVCIDRREGSYPVKVLTIDIGARRPLGAAVGGLALLASSPPDECSAILRLNQSQNAAYEALYGMTLEQAVCDARQHGFALMPVNVLPYLSGVGVAIPAAAGTPHTALSVSAISSRLMDNDRYLAVARILREEAASIAATCRESGR
- the tnpA gene encoding IS66-like element accessory protein TnpA translates to MEHSKTLARRPHSEAFRTQVLSECSQPGASVAAIALAHGLNANLVHKWRRKARQAPADGRPECAGFVALALPCAQQAASALPDIHMELRRGAATIEVRWPVAAAAECAAWLREWLR
- the tnpB gene encoding IS66 family insertion sequence element accessory protein TnpB (TnpB, as the term is used for proteins encoded by IS66 family insertion elements, is considered an accessory protein, since TnpC, encoded by a neighboring gene, is a DDE family transposase.); protein product: MIRIDALWLATAPIDMRMGTERLLARVVQVFGVAQAHHGYLFANARGNRIKLLLHDGFGLWCAARRLNQGGFEWPRGGADMATSITLTKPQFDALVLGLPWSRLEQMQTITHL